GACTATCCGCGTCATCAGCAGCAACAGCAATATGGATCTCTTCTAGCACTTCCAGTTTTTGAGAGAGGAAGTGGGACATGCCTTGGTGTTATTGAGTTTGTTATCTCCAATCAAACCCTCATCAATTACCGTCCACAACTTGATCATCTCTCTAATGCTCTTGAGGTATGTTTGTTACTTCttcttgaaattaaattaacaaatgTTAGAAACATACATGAGATTGAATATGGATCCATCTTTTGCTGATGCAGGCTGTTGATTTTAGAAGTAGTCACAACATGAATATCCCACAAGCAGTAAAGGTAATTAGCAAACAATCATCATCAGATCATAGTACTGGATTTGATTAGATCaacaaaaactatataaaattgTTTCTAAAAATGATATGATAATGAATAATTAGGTATTTGAAGAGCTATATGAAGCAGCGGTGAACGAGATAATGGAAGTGTTGGCGTCAGTGTGCAAGACGCACAATTTACCATTAGCACTAACATGGGCTCCTTgcctacaacaacaacaaggagGAGGAAAGGGAAGTAGTGGTGCATCAGGTTGTGGTGTTTCAACTATGAGTTGCTGCATATCAACGGTTGATTCAGCTTGTTATGTTGGTGACATGGATGTATTGGGATTCCAAGAAGCGTGCAGTGAGTATCACCTTTTTAATGGACAAGGAATAGTAGGAACAGCCTTCACAACAACCAAACCTTGTTTTGCTATTGATATTACTGCCTTCAGCAAATCTGAATATCCACTTGCTCACCATGCCAACATGTTTGGCTTACACGCTGCTGTTGCCATTCCATTGAGGAGTGTCTACACTGGTTCTGCTGctgattttgttttggaatttttcctTCCTAAAGATTGTCGTGACACCGAACAGCAGAAACAAATGCTAAACTCATTGTCCCTTGTTGTTCAACAAGCTTGTAGGAGCTTGCATTTGCATGTCGTCATGGacgataataataataataatatgaatgaTAATAATTCTTCAGCTGACCATGATCATGATCAATTCACCTTCCCAACAACAAATAGTTACATGCCTTCTTCTGCTTCTGAACCACTATCACAAGTTGATGCAGTTTCAGGTTGTTCAACCAAAGACACTTCATCATCATGTTCTTGGATTGCACATATGATGGAGGCTCAGAACAAGGGGAAAGGCGTCTCCGTGTCATTGGAATACCTTCAAGAGCCTAAAGAGGAATTCAAAGTCACAACCTGCAACTGGGACAGGGAGAGGGAGGACAATGTCTTTTCAGAATTCGGCCAAGTactgcagcagcagcagcatgaTCAGAGCAGTAATTCAAGGGCAAGTGTTGTAAGTGTAGAAGCTGGTGAAGAATCTCCTGGTGCCTGTGGTCGCCGGTCGTCTTCTTCTTCGAGTGGGAGAAAGTCCGGGGACAAGCGAAGAACCAAGGCGGAGAAGACTATAAGCTTGCCGGTTCTGAGACAATACTTTGCCGGAAGCCTAAAGGACGCCGCAAAGAGCATCGGTGGTAAGTGACTTGTAAAATTCAATTTcagttttaattaattaattaattaaataaaactatgtCATGGATATTATTATCCAACAACTCGATCTCAATCACAATCtgaagtaattaaataataattttgtgatACAGTGTGTCCTACAACTCTGAAAAGGATATGCAGACAGCATGGGATTACAAGATGGCcttcaagaaaaataaagaaggtGGGCCACTCTTTAAAGAAGCTACAACTTGTGATTGATTCTGTTCAAGGTGCAGAGGGTGCCATACAGATTGGCTCTTTCTATGCCAGCTTCCCAGAGTTGAGCAATGCAACTGCTAATGGTGGTGATGGTAATGATAACAGCAACAATAGCTTCTATAATAATAACCATGGAGATGGAATAGTTACTAGTTTGAAATCCCCACCCTCTGCTTGCAGTCAGACCCATGCAGGAAACAAATTACCTATGACTACTACTACTGCCATTAACCATCATCATGTTGTGATGACAGAAAACCCTACAGGAGCTCCTTTAGGAGTTGATCATGCCTTCATGCATGCATCTAATATTAATATCCAGGACTACCATCAGCTGCAGGAGGATCTTGATACTAAGCAATTACTGCTacatttcaacaacaataatcaaATCCTACCTCCAAGACCAACTGTGGCCTGGAACAACAACaattcttcatcatcaacactCCTAGAAAGGGGTGCTTTCAGAGTGAAGGCAACTTTCGCGGATGAAAAAATCAGGTTTAGCTTGCAAGCAATGTGGGGATTTAGAGATTTGCAGCTTGAGATTGCAAGGCGATTTAACCTAACAGATATGAACAACTTGGTTCTAAAATATTTGGATGATGAAGGAGAATGGGTTGTGTTATCATGTGATGCTGATCTTGAAGAATGTAAAGACTTGCACACATCATCTCACACACGTACCATTAGACTCTCTCTTTTTCAAGCTTCCCCTCTCAATCTTCCAAACACTTTCcgcaacagcagcagcagcagtcCATCCTCCTAGCTAGCTAGCTTACAACTTCTGATCATCTGAATGTGTTGTGTCTGTCTGTCTGTCTGTCTGTATATTGTATAGCATCCAAATTCCCAAGCAAACATAACATCAATGTTAGCTCATATACCTTTACTGCTTTTCATTTAATTACTCGTTAAGTTAGATTCTGCGgctttattttgttaattacaCATCTTGTTGTTTAATTAGAGTTTTAGTTAACAAAGCATCATACCAAACTGTTACTTCTCATGTAGTCTTTGTGATTACATAAACTATTTTGTTCATCTCACTCATAAGAATTACATTAACTTTTTTTCGCTTTTCAATGACACAACTTTCATCTCAAATGAATTTCTATAACTCAAGTTATGCACGATAAATAATGTTGCTattcttgctaaaaaaatatCCATTATGATATGCCTCAAACCTATATACAGGAGTTTGACCATGCTAGGGGTCGAATTTGGCTTGCCATAAATGGTTGTCTTAACGACTTCTTGGCAACAATTTTTACAttgttgcctaaaaaaatgttTCCTCATACAACAAATATTGTaggggaacttctatggtacactaacaattttgagtgtaccggtactcttgtttcacaaaatatataaattaacgatcactttaataaaataaaaaggtatttgtcaatatttatattt
Above is a genomic segment from Medicago truncatula cultivar Jemalong A17 chromosome 5, MtrunA17r5.0-ANR, whole genome shotgun sequence containing:
- the LOC11421786 gene encoding protein NLP5: MEYGGGLVADGGVFGPMVGGGGGDQADIIEELLGEGCWIEASENSLMAMQQTTPQSQYMSNNNNIPMGMGEGDHFNHHHHHHPHPHHQMECTAPAANHDDQQESGFVVGKRWWIGPRANPGPTTSVKERLVVAVGYLKEYTKNSSNNVLIQIWVPMRRRSALIHTQNHYLQQESSSAPVSVNPNMNVHVRFFRSHDYPRHQQQQQYGSLLALPVFERGSGTCLGVIEFVISNQTLINYRPQLDHLSNALEAVDFRSSHNMNIPQAVKVFEELYEAAVNEIMEVLASVCKTHNLPLALTWAPCLQQQQGGGKGSSGASGCGVSTMSCCISTVDSACYVGDMDVLGFQEACSEYHLFNGQGIVGTAFTTTKPCFAIDITAFSKSEYPLAHHANMFGLHAAVAIPLRSVYTGSAADFVLEFFLPKDCRDTEQQKQMLNSLSLVVQQACRSLHLHVVMDDNNNNNMNDNNSSADHDHDQFTFPTTNSYMPSSASEPLSQVDAVSGCSTKDTSSSCSWIAHMMEAQNKGKGVSVSLEYLQEPKEEFKVTTCNWDREREDNVFSEFGQVLQQQQHDQSSNSRASVVSVEAGEESPGACGRRSSSSSSGRKSGDKRRTKAEKTISLPVLRQYFAGSLKDAAKSIGVCPTTLKRICRQHGITRWPSRKIKKVGHSLKKLQLVIDSVQGAEGAIQIGSFYASFPELSNATANGGDGNDNSNNSFYNNNHGDGIVTSLKSPPSACSQTHAGNKLPMTTTTAINHHHVVMTENPTGAPLGVDHAFMHASNINIQDYHQLQEDLDTKQLLLHFNNNNQILPPRPTVAWNNNNSSSSTLLERGAFRVKATFADEKIRFSLQAMWGFRDLQLEIARRFNLTDMNNLVLKYLDDEGEWVVLSCDADLEECKDLHTSSHTRTIRLSLFQASPLNLPNTFRNSSSSSPSS